A window of the Burkholderia sp. 9120 genome harbors these coding sequences:
- the ligD gene encoding DNA ligase D, with the protein MTDRLDLYTRKRRFDETPEPSGVRVGGKKTARKSASRDVDHALSYVIQEHHARRLHYDFRLELNGTLLSWAVPKGPSLDPSVKRLAVHVEDHPVEYGSFEGEIPPGNYGAGTVIVWDRGTWEPLGGTKEAVRSYEAGKLKFRLDGDKLHGGWTLVRSHMRGSGDKEQWLLIKERDDEAREESEYDVLMARPGSVLGDSASSRGKGAKTAARSRATPKRAERGAGKDLDDKPGKDSVKGSDKGSVAHSHTRPAKKDRSNRPDIVATRTAQSLRELAQSPSIEGALKARLPATLKPQLATLIDSAPPGDAWSYEIKFDGYRILTRIDSTAKTARIKLFTRAGNDWTAKFSKQVKALERLGVDSAWLDGEAVVLDEHGVPSFQALQNAFDANRPQDIVVYLFDLPFLNGFDLRGVPLEQRRAILRALLEDVDDSVLRFSNDFEFSADDLLKSACDMALEGIIGKRRDSGYLSGRSSSWIKLKCRRRQEFVIGGYSEPAGSRAAFGALLLGVYDGNGQLRYAGRVGTGFDAALLRSLKKQLDAHETQRMPFASAPRERSRTPVHWIEPVLVAECNFAEWTGDGIVRQASFVSLRNDKPARQIVKEAPRQGADVQEQTDTASDAAPKKRGARNTTAARTAATKTAATKTATTKTTAPKSATKESASSKRPTAKSTTPATATKRATKPVTAKSARPTASPTEVANVRVSHPDRVIDKSTGTHKIDLVRYYESIADWMLPHLKGRPVSLVRAPEDIGGELFFQKHSQKLSIPNVEQHPGLDPGHPPLITVDTLKALIGAAQMGTVEFHTWNAVVSNIEKPDRMVFDLDPDTSLDWQRMIEAAHLTRSLLEELGLASFCKTSGGKGLHVVVPLAKQAGWDDVKGFSQAVAQHMAATLPTHFSAKMGAQNRKGKIFVDYLRNNRGSSTVAAFSARARPGLGVSVPLSWDEVAATTAGDQWSIENLHERLADLKRDPWADYAKTRQRLTAAMKKRLEGAR; encoded by the coding sequence ATGACCGACCGACTCGATCTCTACACCCGCAAGCGACGTTTCGACGAAACGCCGGAGCCTTCGGGCGTGCGCGTCGGCGGCAAGAAAACCGCACGGAAAAGTGCGTCGCGCGACGTGGACCACGCCTTGTCGTACGTGATCCAGGAGCATCACGCTCGTCGTCTGCATTACGATTTTCGGCTCGAACTGAACGGTACGCTGCTGTCGTGGGCCGTGCCGAAAGGGCCGAGTCTCGATCCGTCGGTGAAGCGGCTTGCGGTGCATGTCGAGGATCATCCGGTCGAGTACGGTTCGTTCGAAGGGGAGATTCCGCCGGGCAATTATGGCGCGGGGACAGTGATCGTTTGGGATCGTGGCACGTGGGAGCCGCTTGGCGGCACGAAGGAGGCAGTTCGATCCTACGAGGCGGGCAAGCTCAAGTTCAGGCTCGATGGTGACAAGCTGCACGGCGGCTGGACGCTCGTGCGCAGCCACATGCGCGGCAGCGGCGACAAGGAGCAGTGGCTGTTGATCAAGGAGCGCGACGACGAAGCGCGCGAGGAAAGCGAGTACGACGTGCTGATGGCGCGGCCGGGGAGTGTGCTGGGCGACAGTGCTTCTTCGCGGGGTAAAGGAGCGAAGACGGCGGCGCGAAGCCGCGCCACGCCGAAGCGGGCAGAGCGGGGTGCAGGCAAGGATCTCGACGACAAGCCCGGCAAGGACTCAGTCAAGGGCTCCGACAAGGGCTCCGTCGCTCATTCCCACACTCGCCCCGCAAAAAAAGACCGCAGCAACCGCCCCGACATCGTCGCGACACGTACGGCCCAGTCGCTGCGTGAGCTTGCCCAATCACCGTCGATAGAAGGCGCGCTCAAAGCCCGCTTGCCCGCCACCCTCAAGCCGCAACTGGCAACACTCATCGACAGCGCTCCGCCGGGCGACGCGTGGTCGTACGAAATCAAGTTCGACGGTTACCGCATCCTGACCCGCATCGACTCAACAGCCAAAACCGCCAGGATCAAGCTATTCACCCGTGCCGGCAATGACTGGACCGCGAAGTTCAGCAAGCAGGTCAAGGCGTTGGAGCGGCTCGGCGTGGACAGCGCGTGGCTCGACGGCGAAGCGGTCGTGCTCGACGAACACGGCGTGCCGAGCTTCCAGGCGCTGCAAAACGCGTTCGACGCGAATCGCCCGCAGGACATCGTCGTCTATCTTTTCGATCTGCCTTTCCTGAACGGCTTCGACTTGCGCGGCGTGCCGCTCGAACAGCGCCGCGCCATCCTGCGTGCGCTGCTTGAGGACGTCGACGACTCCGTGCTGCGCTTTTCGAACGATTTCGAATTCAGCGCCGACGATCTGCTGAAAAGCGCCTGCGATATGGCGCTCGAAGGCATCATCGGCAAGCGACGCGACAGCGGTTATCTGTCGGGGCGCTCGTCGTCGTGGATCAAGCTGAAGTGCCGGCGACGCCAGGAGTTCGTGATCGGCGGCTACTCGGAGCCGGCCGGTAGCCGCGCGGCGTTCGGTGCGCTGCTGCTCGGCGTCTACGACGGCAACGGTCAATTGCGCTACGCGGGACGCGTCGGCACCGGCTTCGACGCCGCGCTGCTGCGCTCGCTCAAGAAGCAGCTCGATGCTCACGAGACGCAACGCATGCCGTTTGCCTCAGCGCCGCGCGAGCGCAGCCGCACGCCGGTCCATTGGATCGAGCCGGTGCTCGTCGCCGAGTGCAACTTCGCCGAATGGACTGGCGATGGCATCGTGCGGCAGGCGTCGTTCGTGAGTTTGCGCAACGACAAACCGGCGCGCCAGATCGTCAAGGAAGCCCCCCGTCAAGGAGCCGACGTGCAGGAACAAACCGATACCGCGTCCGACGCTGCGCCGAAGAAGCGCGGTGCGAGGAATACGACTGCAGCTAGAACTGCCGCGACAAAAACCGCTGCGACAAAAACCGCGACGACGAAGACTACTGCGCCGAAAAGCGCAACGAAGGAATCCGCGTCGTCGAAAAGACCCACCGCAAAATCCACCACGCCAGCCACCGCAACAAAACGCGCGACAAAGCCCGTCACCGCCAAATCAGCCAGACCCACAGCATCCCCCACCGAAGTCGCCAACGTGCGCGTCTCGCACCCCGACCGCGTGATCGACAAAAGCACCGGCACGCACAAAATCGACCTCGTGCGCTACTACGAATCCATCGCCGACTGGATGCTGCCGCATCTGAAAGGCCGGCCGGTCTCGCTGGTGCGGGCGCCCGAGGACATCGGCGGCGAATTGTTTTTTCAGAAGCATAGTCAGAAACTGTCGATTCCGAACGTCGAGCAGCATCCCGGCCTCGACCCCGGCCATCCGCCGCTGATCACCGTCGACACGCTCAAGGCGCTGATCGGCGCGGCCCAGATGGGCACGGTCGAATTCCACACATGGAATGCCGTCGTGTCGAACATCGAGAAGCCCGACCGGATGGTGTTCGATCTCGACCCGGACACATCGCTCGACTGGCAGCGCATGATCGAGGCCGCGCATCTGACCCGTTCGCTGCTCGAAGAGTTGGGCCTTGCGTCGTTCTGCAAGACGAGCGGCGGCAAAGGGCTGCACGTGGTCGTGCCGCTCGCGAAGCAGGCCGGCTGGGACGACGTGAAGGGCTTCTCGCAAGCCGTCGCGCAGCACATGGCGGCCACGTTGCCCACGCATTTCAGCGCGAAGATGGGCGCGCAGAATCGCAAGGGGAAAATCTTCGTCGACTATCTGCGCAACAACCGCGGCTCCAGCACGGTGGCCGCCTTCTCGGCGCGCGCGCGGCCCGGCCTGGGCGTTTCCGTGCCGCTGTCGTGGGACGAAGTCGCCGCCACCACGGCCGGCGATCAATGGTCCATCGAGAACCTGCACGAGCGGCTGGCGGACCTCAAGCGCGATCCGTGGGCCGACTATGCAAAGACGCGTCAGCGCCTCACCGCGGCCATGAAAAAACGGCTGGAAGGTGCGCGTTAA
- a CDS encoding cystathionine beta-lyase, with the protein MTQSKLKRALQTRIVRAEDQLTPGFESFSTPVTRASTVVFPDLATMRALDWKNDAQWRYGLHATPTSLVLAQRLATIEGGHHALLQPSGLSSISNVYFGLVKAGDDVLIPDNVYSPNRDHGDWLARDFGVTVRYYDPLIGAGIADLIQPNTRLIWLEAPGSVTMEVADVPAITAVARARNVVTAIDNTWSAGLGFRPFDHGVDISVQALTKYQSGGGDVLMGATITVDRELHLKLKAARMRMGIGVSSDDCSLILRSLPSMQLRFAQHDRAALELATWLKTRPEIAAVLHPALADCPGHEFFKRDFTGAGGLFSVVFDGRYSAAQIDTFCESLELFSIGWSWGGAQSLVMPYDVASMRTAGQWPHRGTLVRFYMGLEEAADLRADIEQSLAALG; encoded by the coding sequence ATGACCCAATCCAAACTCAAACGCGCTCTGCAAACTCGTATCGTGCGAGCCGAGGACCAGCTCACGCCGGGCTTCGAGTCGTTCTCGACGCCGGTCACGCGCGCGTCGACGGTCGTGTTCCCCGATCTCGCGACCATGCGCGCGCTCGACTGGAAAAACGACGCGCAGTGGCGCTACGGCCTGCACGCCACGCCGACTTCGCTGGTGCTGGCGCAGCGGCTGGCCACGATCGAAGGCGGCCATCACGCGCTGCTGCAGCCGTCCGGGTTGTCGTCGATTTCGAACGTGTATTTCGGCCTCGTCAAGGCGGGCGACGACGTGCTGATTCCCGATAACGTCTACTCGCCGAACCGCGATCACGGTGACTGGCTGGCACGCGATTTCGGCGTCACGGTGCGCTATTACGATCCGCTGATCGGCGCGGGCATTGCCGATCTGATCCAGCCGAACACGCGGCTGATCTGGCTCGAAGCGCCCGGCTCGGTGACGATGGAAGTCGCCGACGTGCCGGCGATCACGGCGGTGGCGCGGGCGCGCAACGTCGTCACGGCGATCGACAACACGTGGTCGGCCGGGCTCGGTTTCCGGCCGTTCGACCACGGCGTCGACATTTCGGTGCAGGCGCTGACCAAATACCAGTCAGGCGGCGGCGACGTGCTGATGGGCGCGACGATTACCGTCGATCGCGAACTGCATCTGAAGCTGAAAGCGGCGCGTATGCGCATGGGGATCGGCGTGTCGTCGGACGATTGTTCGCTGATTCTGCGCAGCCTGCCGAGCATGCAACTGCGCTTCGCGCAGCATGACCGGGCGGCGCTCGAACTCGCCACCTGGCTGAAGACGCGGCCTGAAATCGCCGCGGTGTTGCACCCGGCGCTGGCCGATTGCCCGGGTCACGAGTTTTTCAAACGCGACTTCACGGGCGCGGGCGGTTTGTTTTCCGTGGTGTTCGACGGTCGCTACAGCGCGGCGCAAATCGACACGTTCTGCGAGTCGCTCGAACTCTTCTCGATCGGCTGGAGCTGGGGCGGCGCGCAGAGCCTCGTGATGCCGTACGACGTCGCGTCGATGCGTACTGCCGGGCAATGGCCGCATCGCGGCACGCTGGTGCGCTTCTACATGGGTCTCGAAGAAGCGGCGGATCTGCGCGCGGATATCGAACAGAGTCTGGCGGCGTTGGGTTGA
- a CDS encoding cytochrome P450 has protein sequence MPPATASDPSTLAREFDLRHLNPAFYADPYPVYHALRTHEPIRRMPDGSLFLTRFRDVQAVYRDPKTFSSDKTVEFKPKYGDSPLYAHHTTSLVFNDPPRHTRVRKLIAGALTARAIAAMEPGLVRLVDGLLDAAAERGRLDLIGAFASAIPVEIIGNLLDVPHAEREPLRDWSLAILGALEPSLTDTQLERGNRAVSEFVAYLRDLVARRRREPGDPQHDVLTRLIQGEEGGEQLSEMELLQNCIFILNAGHETTTNLIGNGLVTLTEWPEARGALLAEPSLIESAVEECLRFESSNQLGNRMATVDTEIGGFAVARGTPLTLCIGAANRDPEQFAEPDRFDIRRTPNRHLAFGFGIHQCAGLSLARLEARIAIGRFVQRFPDYRLDGEPTRGGRVRFRGFAAVPVAL, from the coding sequence ATGCCCCCGGCGACCGCCAGCGATCCATCCACCCTCGCGCGCGAGTTCGATCTGCGCCATCTGAACCCTGCGTTCTACGCCGACCCCTATCCGGTCTACCACGCGCTACGCACACACGAACCGATCCGCCGCATGCCCGACGGCTCCTTGTTTCTGACAAGGTTTCGTGACGTCCAGGCCGTCTATCGCGATCCGAAAACCTTCAGCTCCGACAAGACCGTCGAATTCAAACCGAAGTACGGCGACTCGCCGCTCTACGCGCATCACACAACGAGTCTGGTTTTCAACGATCCGCCCCGTCATACGCGCGTGCGCAAACTGATCGCGGGGGCGTTGACGGCGCGCGCGATCGCGGCAATGGAACCGGGGCTGGTCCGTCTCGTCGATGGTCTGCTCGACGCGGCCGCCGAACGCGGGCGCCTTGATCTGATTGGCGCGTTTGCATCGGCGATTCCGGTCGAGATTATCGGTAACCTGCTCGACGTGCCGCACGCTGAGCGCGAGCCGTTGCGCGACTGGTCGCTTGCGATACTCGGCGCGCTCGAACCGTCGCTGACCGACACCCAACTCGAGCGGGGCAATCGCGCGGTGAGCGAATTCGTCGCCTATTTGCGCGATCTGGTCGCGCGGCGGCGGCGCGAGCCGGGCGACCCGCAGCACGACGTGCTGACGCGTCTGATTCAGGGCGAAGAGGGTGGCGAGCAGTTGTCGGAGATGGAACTCCTGCAGAACTGCATTTTCATTCTGAACGCCGGGCATGAGACGACCACCAACCTGATCGGCAACGGCCTCGTCACGCTTACCGAGTGGCCTGAGGCGCGCGGCGCTTTGTTGGCCGAGCCGTCGCTGATCGAGTCCGCGGTCGAGGAATGTTTGCGCTTCGAAAGTTCGAATCAGTTGGGCAACCGGATGGCGACGGTCGACACCGAGATCGGCGGCTTCGCGGTCGCGCGCGGCACGCCGCTCACGTTGTGCATCGGCGCGGCCAATCGCGATCCTGAGCAATTCGCGGAGCCGGACCGGTTCGATATTCGTCGCACGCCGAACCGGCATCTCGCGTTCGGCTTCGGCATTCATCAGTGCGCGGGGTTGTCGCTCGCACGGCTGGAGGCGCGGATTGCGATCGGCCGGTTTGTGCAGCGGTTTCCGGATTACCGGCTGGACGGTGAGCCGACGCGCGGCGGGCGTGTGCGGTTTCGAGGCTTCGCCGCGGTGCCGGTGGCGCTGTAG
- a CDS encoding Ku protein: MAHMIWKGAISFGLVHVPVQLYPATQSEKVGFNLLDKRTIDPIGYKQINKRTGKDVTRENIVRGFEYEKDKYVVLSDDEIRSANPESTQTVDILAFVDAPAISFLYLDTPYFLTPDRKGEKVYALLREAMKATGKIGVANVVLHNKQHLAALIPVGPVLALNTLRWAAEVRDFDEFKLPADGMKAAGVSTRELDMAKKLIEDMSDAWDPSNYHDTFHDDIMSLVDRKIRAGKTEEITEVETPRESRRSADILDLSDLLKRSLGRGKGKPATGGRKRAAADEDDAGDTGDEADAEASAPARKKPRSTRGAGAASTTRSRTSSAGDASRAASKSAKKSKAASTSAPAARKRRAAA, translated from the coding sequence ATGGCACACATGATCTGGAAGGGCGCAATCAGCTTCGGCCTCGTCCACGTGCCGGTGCAGTTGTATCCGGCGACGCAGTCGGAGAAAGTCGGTTTCAATCTGCTGGACAAACGCACGATCGACCCGATCGGCTACAAGCAGATCAATAAGCGCACCGGCAAAGACGTGACGCGCGAGAACATCGTGCGCGGCTTCGAATACGAGAAGGACAAGTACGTCGTGCTGTCGGACGACGAGATTCGCTCGGCGAATCCCGAGTCGACACAGACGGTCGATATTCTCGCTTTCGTCGACGCGCCGGCCATCTCGTTCCTCTATCTCGACACGCCCTACTTCCTGACGCCGGACCGCAAGGGTGAAAAGGTCTACGCGCTGCTGCGCGAAGCGATGAAGGCGACCGGCAAGATCGGCGTGGCGAACGTCGTACTTCACAACAAACAGCATCTTGCCGCGCTGATTCCCGTCGGGCCCGTGCTGGCGCTCAATACGCTGCGCTGGGCCGCCGAGGTGCGCGACTTCGACGAATTCAAGCTGCCGGCCGACGGCATGAAAGCCGCCGGCGTGAGCACGCGCGAACTCGACATGGCGAAAAAGCTGATCGAGGACATGAGCGACGCCTGGGACCCGTCGAACTATCACGACACGTTCCACGACGACATCATGTCGCTGGTCGATCGCAAGATCCGGGCGGGTAAGACCGAGGAGATCACTGAAGTCGAAACGCCGCGCGAGTCGCGTCGCTCGGCCGATATTCTCGATCTGTCCGATCTGCTCAAACGCAGTCTGGGACGCGGCAAAGGCAAGCCGGCGACCGGCGGCCGCAAGCGTGCCGCCGCCGATGAAGACGACGCAGGCGATACGGGCGACGAGGCGGATGCCGAAGCGAGCGCCCCGGCTCGCAAAAAACCTCGTTCGACGCGCGGAGCCGGTGCGGCGAGCACGACGCGCAGTCGGACCAGCAGTGCCGGCGACGCAAGCCGTGCCGCATCAAAGTCAGCGAAGAAGTCAAAGGCCGCATCAACATCCGCACCGGCAGCGCGTAAACGCCGCGCGGCCGCTTGA
- the serB gene encoding phosphoserine phosphatase SerB translates to MNLVIQSPAPLSVDHHKTLIALARGSHATPIDANALRIADANVDQRADLDVYCATHRLDYAFVEAGRELRDFGLVAMDMDSTLITIECIDEIADFCGLKAEVAAITEASMRGEIKDFNESLTRRVALLQGLDASALERVYEERLQLSPGAEQMLAGAKAAGLKTLLVSGGFTFFTEKLKQRLGLDFIRANTLEIVDGKLTGKVIGEIVNADVKARTLREICTQLSIKPTRAIAMGDGSNDLKMMAEAGLSVAFRAKPVVREAASVAFNYVGLDGLLRLF, encoded by the coding sequence ATGAACCTCGTCATTCAAAGCCCTGCTCCTCTTTCCGTCGACCATCACAAAACGCTGATCGCGCTGGCACGCGGCTCGCACGCCACCCCGATCGACGCGAACGCGCTTCGCATTGCCGACGCCAACGTCGACCAGCGCGCCGACCTTGATGTCTACTGCGCTACCCATCGACTGGATTACGCCTTCGTCGAAGCCGGCCGCGAGCTGCGTGACTTCGGGCTGGTCGCGATGGACATGGATTCGACGCTAATCACGATTGAATGCATCGACGAGATCGCCGATTTCTGCGGCCTGAAAGCCGAAGTCGCCGCGATCACCGAGGCCTCGATGCGCGGCGAAATCAAGGATTTCAACGAGAGCCTGACGCGTCGCGTCGCCCTGCTCCAGGGTCTCGACGCCAGCGCGCTCGAACGTGTTTACGAAGAACGGCTGCAACTCTCGCCCGGCGCGGAACAGATGCTGGCGGGCGCCAAGGCCGCCGGATTAAAAACGCTGCTGGTGTCGGGCGGTTTCACGTTCTTCACCGAAAAACTGAAGCAGCGCCTGGGCCTGGATTTCATCCGCGCCAACACGCTCGAAATCGTGGACGGCAAGCTGACCGGCAAGGTGATCGGCGAGATCGTCAACGCCGACGTGAAAGCACGCACGCTGCGCGAAATCTGCACCCAGTTGAGCATCAAGCCGACTCGCGCGATTGCCATGGGCGACGGCTCGAACGATCTGAAGATGATGGCCGAAGCCGGATTGTCAGTGGCATTCCGCGCAAAGCCGGTGGTGCGCGAAGCGGCTAGCGTGGCGTTCAACTACGTGGGACTGGATGGTTTGTTGCGGCTGTTCTGA